From Dioscorea cayenensis subsp. rotundata cultivar TDr96_F1 chromosome 13, TDr96_F1_v2_PseudoChromosome.rev07_lg8_w22 25.fasta, whole genome shotgun sequence, the proteins below share one genomic window:
- the LOC120274433 gene encoding GDP-mannose transporter GONST3, producing MSNNEDTTNKETSSNRSDASTVPKLQGNWSDTLVSLAKQASVYGVAAGYCISASLLSIINKWAIMKFPYPGALTALQYFTSAFGVLLCGSLKILDHDPINLKTMWKFLPAAIMFYLSLFTNSELLLHANVDTFIVFRSAVPIFVAIGETLYLKQPWPSLYTWLSLGTIFGGSVLYVITDYQFTVTAYSWAAAYLVSMSIDFVYIKHVVMTIGLNTWGLVLYNNLEALMLFPLELLIMGELSKIKHEISDESDWYSFSVVLPVALSCLFGLAISFFGFSCRRAISATGFTVLGIVNKLLTVVINLVIWDKHSTLIGTVGLLICMFGGVLYQQSTIKPKPTVSETKTQDVVDNEEEQHLLEMQPSSESNQSEKLALVSEKPK from the coding sequence ATGTCCAATAATGAAGATACCACAAACAAGGAAACTTCTAGCAACAGAAGTGATGCATCAACTGTACCGAAACTCCAGGGAAACTGGAGCGATACTCTAGTTAGCTTAGCAAAACAAGCTTCAGTGTATGGAGTGGCTGCTGGTTATTGCATATCAGCATCACTTCTTTCCATCATCAACAAATGGGCAATAATGAAATTCCCATACCCAGGAGCCCTTACAGCCTTGCAATACTTCACAAGTGCATTCGGTGTCTTGCTATGCGggtcattaaaaatattagaccaTGACCCCATCAATCTTAAAACTATGTGGAAGTTCTTGCCTGCTGCTATAATGTTCTACCTCTCTCTCTTCACCAACAGCGAGCTCCTCCTCCATGCCAATGTCGATACATTTATCGTCTTCAGATCTGCGGTTCCCATATTTGTAGCCATCGGAGAGACACTCTACTTAAAGCAGCCATGGCCATCACTATACACATGGCTTTCACTGGGCACCATCTTTGGTGGAAGTGTTCTCTATGTCATCACAGATTATCAGTTCACTGTGACAGCATACAGCTGGGCAGCGGCGTATCTTGTGAGCATGTCGATCGATTTCGTGTACATCAAACACGTGGTCATGACCATCGGGCTCAACACTTGGGGATTGGTGCTCTACAACAATCTGGAGGCCTTAATGTTGTTTCCACTCGAGCTGCTGATAATGGGGGAGCTGAGCAAGATAAAGCATGAGATTTCTGACGAGTCCGATTGGTACTCTTTCAGTGTGGTTCTGCCTGTGGCGCTCTCTTGCTTGTTCGGTCTTGCAATATCTTTCTTCGGGTTCTCTTGTCGACGAGCTATATCAGCCACTGGGTTTACCGTGCTCGGGATAGTAAACAAACTTCTGACTGTGGTGATTAATTTGGTCATATGGGACAAGCATTCGACATTGATAGGAACTGTAGGCCTGTTGATATGCATGTTTGGAGGTGTTCTTTACCAGCAATCTACAATTAAGCCGAAGCCAACAGTGTCGGAGACCAAAACTCAAGACGTCGTCGACAATGAGGAAGAGCAACATTTACTTGAAATGCAGCCTTCATCAGAATCCAACCAGAGTGAAAAACTAGCTCTTGTTTCAGAGAAACCAAAATGA
- the LOC120274529 gene encoding uncharacterized protein LOC120274529, with the protein MAEREKEEKERGERWKAALVNLTEMGSNVDSLQRLLVKKAVFVDDESFAKASLISEQSKTIKSLEQRVETLERELDAAIAAAARARSEKRQAEAAQRSAELRAQDITRELENTTKVFKLHMEELRSKQEEISKKESEIKVLEAIIQTLSRNGSIAGDD; encoded by the exons ATGGCGGAgagggagaaggaggagaaggagagaggagagagatggAAGGCGGCGCTTGTGAATCTCACGGAGATGGGGTCTAATGTCGACTCTTTGCAGCGCCTCCTAGTGAAAAAGGCggtttttgttgatgatgagtCCTTCGCCAAGGCTTCCCTCATCTCGGAGCAATCGAAGACCATCAAG TCACTTGAACAGAGGGTAGAGACCTTGGAACGAGAACTTGATGCTGCAATTGCAGCTGCAGCACGTGCACGTTCTGAGAAACGACAGGCTGAGGCAGCACAAAGATCTGCAGAATTGCGGGCACAAGATATTACCAGAGAACTTGAGAACACTACAA AGGTGTTCAAGCTACATATGGAAGAGCTTCGATCGAAACAAGAAGAGATCTCAAAGAAAGAGAGCGAGATCAAAGTTTTGGAAGCGATAATACAAACTCTAAGCAGAAATGGATCAATTGCTGGAGATGACTAA
- the LOC120274828 gene encoding pentatricopeptide repeat-containing protein PNM1, mitochondrial: MARPPPPLLRHLLRRFLPSHPPIPHPSIHSPLPPLTLFRFLSSLSSAVPAAAASDVAHSIAGELQKISSSVSTDLPGHLSLHFSDVRFTPSLLHDVLTHSPPTAGRAAADLFRHLAGTRCLPASDPSLALLVGLLARRHDFKAINELLHDFPRAVGHETLSTTLLSLASAGRPAAAVRLFQSLGKDLNVPRDPAALSALVTALCAHGFTGYAERAVKAAAAEIFPNVDICNALIGGYCTELKLGEARRLMEEILRGGFELSTPAYNSILDCVCRLARKKDPLQMQHEAEKILLEMESAGIPRNARTFHVLIYNLCKIRKTEDAMKLFGRMPEWGCSAEADTYLVLIRSLYQAARVSEGDEMIEWMRSAGFGSELDRKAYYGFIKILCGIERVDHAMKVFRMMKGYGHAPGIKTYDLLIGKLAAHNQGDRANALFKEAVARGVPVTPNVYKVDPRFVKQKKVKQGKKRETLPEKMARKRKRIRKLKMSFVKKPRSTRRVI, from the coding sequence ATGGCGAGGCCGCCGCCGCCTCTTCTCCGCCACCTCCTCCGGCGCTTCCTCCCATCCCACCCTCCCATTCCCCATCCGTCCATCCattctcctcttcctcctctcaCCCTCTTCCGAttcctctcttctctctccTCCGCCGTCCCCGCCGCCGCCGCATCCGACGTCGCTCACTCGATCGCTGGTGAACTCCAGAAAATCTCCTCCTCCGTCTCCACTGACCTCCCCGGCCACCTCTCCCTCCATTTCTCCGACGTCCGCTTCACCCCCTCCCTCCTCCACGACGTTCTTACACACTCCCCTCCCACCGCCGGTCGCGCAGCTGCCGATCTCTTCCGCCACCTCGCTGGAACTCGTTGCCTTCCGGCATCTGACCCCTCCCTAGCTCTCCTCGTTGGCCTCCTCGCCCGCCGCCACGACTTCAAGGCCATCAACGAGCTCCTCCATGACTTCCCTCGTGCTGTCGGCCACGAAACCCTCTCTACCACCCTTCTCTCCCTGGCCTCTGCCGGTCGCCCTGCCGCCGCCGTTCGTCTCTTCCAATCCCTCGGCAAGGATCTCAACGTCCCGCGTGATCCCGCCGCTCTCTCTGCTCTCGTTACAGCGCTATGCGCACACGGATTCACTGGCTACGCTGAGCGTGCTGTCAAAGCTGCGGCTGCTGAGATATTTCCTAATGTAGATATCTGCAACGCTTTGATCGGAGGGTACTGCACTGAGCTGAAGCTCGGCGAGGCAAGGAGGTTGATGGAGGAGATCCTCCGGGGAGGGTTTGAGCTATCTACTCCAGCTTACAACTCGATTCTAGATTGTGTTTGCCGGCTTGCCAGGAAGAAAGATCCTCTCCAAATGCAGCACGAGGCTGAAAAAATCCTGCTTGAAATGGAATCCGCTGGAATTCCAAGAAATGCAAGGACTTTCCATGTTCTAATCTATAACCTTTGCAAGATACGAAAGACCGAGGATGCAATGAAGCTGTTCGGAAGAATGCCGGAGTGGGGATGCTCGGCAGAGGCTGATACTTATCTTGTTTTGATCAGAAGTTTGTATCAGGCAGCTAGAGTGTCAGAGGGTGATGAGATGATTGAGTGGATGAGGTCTGCTGGATTTGGTTCAGAGCTTGATAGGAAGGCATATTATGGGTTTATCAAGATTTTGTGTGGGATTGAGAGGGTTGATCATGCAATGAAGGTGTTTCGGATGATGAAGGGTTATGGGCATGCGCCGGGGATCAAGACTTATGATTTGTTGATTGGAAAGTTGGCAGCTCACAATCAAGGGGATCGAGCCAATGCATTGTTCAAGGAGGCAGTTGCACGAGGTGTTCCTGTCACTCCGAATGTGTATAAAGTTGACCCAAGGTTTGTGAAGCAGAAGAAAGTGAAGCAGGGGAAGAAGAGGGAGACATTGCCGGAGAAGATGgcaaggaagaggaagaggattAGGAAGCTGAAGATGAGCTTTGTCAAGAAGCCAAGATCAACGAGGAGGGTCATTTGA
- the LOC120274791 gene encoding probable 6-phosphogluconolactonase 1 — protein sequence MAVSGDPKSQGELRSFDNSDELATNLAEYIAQLSDISVKDRGVFTIALSGGCLINLMGKLCEAPYSKTVDWTKWYVFWADERAVSKNHVDSNYKLAKDGFLSKVPVLNSHIYSINDNATTEDAAEEYEFTIRQLVKVRTIDVSAISDCPKFDLILLCVGEDGHIASLFPGHPALEDKDNWVTFITDSPVPPPERITFTLPVINSASNVALVVAGEENKANALSIIFSDENDEIDVLSLPAQMIRPTDGELVWFVAKGVSSEPDGSNSGHGCLP from the exons ATGGCTGTCTCCGGCGATCCGAAGAGTCAAGGTGAGCTGAGAAGTTTCGACAATTCTGATGAACTTGCTACCAATTTAGCTGAATACATTGCACAATTATCGGATATCTCGGTCAAGGATAGAGGAGTTTTCACCATTGCTTTATCTGGAGGATGTCTCATCAATTTGATGGG GAAACTTTGCGAAGCGCCGTATAGCAAGACTGTTGATTGGACAAAATGGTATGTGTTTTGGGCCGATGAACGTGCCGTCTCGAAGAATCATGTAGATAGTAATTATAAGCTTGCAAAAGATGGATTTCTATCCAAG GTGCCAGTTCTCAACAGCCACATCTACTCAATCAATGACAATGCAACAACTGAAGATGCAGCAGAAGAGTACGAATTCACAATCCGGCAGCTGGTGAAGGTGCGGACAATCGATGTCTCAGCAATCAGTGACTGTCCGAAGTTCGATCTCATCCTGCTCTGTGTGGGTGAGGACGGTCACATTGCTTCGCTCTTCCCCGGCCACCCTGCATTGGAGGACAAGGATAACTGGGTCACATTCATTACTGACTCTCCAGTGCCACCACCGGAGAGGATCACATTCACTCTCCCTGTGATCAACTCAGCCTCGAACGTAGCCTTGGTGGTTGCCGGAGAGGAGAACAAGGCcaatgcattgagcatcatcttCTCTGACGAAAATGATGAAATAGATGTATTGTCTTTGCCTGCTCAAATGATAAGACCGACGGACGGGGAGTTGGTGTGGTTTGTGGCAAAGGGTGTTAGTTCAGAGCCGGATGGTAGTAACTCCGGTCATGGTTGTCTGCCGTGA
- the LOC120274431 gene encoding RING finger protein B-like isoform X2, producing the protein MNFLGGYKRKNTCTLYHGSRVLLITLSLSLFLSRSLFLDLRVVSLETATRPMRWERVNVNARARETPDGKKTPGRTGGIWGPGQRWGHTLNSVKNGRLIYVFGGFYGPEKCHSNDVFVFDTVKKTWSKPMVKGIPPSPRDSHSCTTVGNRLFVYGGTDGTNPLDDLHILDTSINTWIPSPADLQVSGPDAREGHSAALVGKRLFIFGGCGKSNNISGGQVHYNDLYILDTEKLKWEYAMTTGHPPSPRDSHTCSSWKNRIIVLGGEDSSDCYLSDVHILDTDTLSWSQISTSGQMIAPRAGHTTVALGSNLFVFGGFTDDRNLYDDLHVLNLALPELDVLPENRHEKFSLKKEFKRKCQEESFQSDRFDKRNAALCHGTLETSETLYLPCYSQEGIKYTSKQGTAFQARITNSGDYGYAIETVIGGKLLRGLILASTAGFTEGSRTDSARIEASVNKYQPTQQIIGENQQKAKSSDTSAPDTNIDEPNKSSNAVEPLGSSIERPMNNEAPNNSDNQNAGNSCENSSSEVQPVPSLPTQGVDKEQDKTG; encoded by the exons atgaattttttaggGGGTTATAAGAGAAAAAATACGTGCACCCTTTATCACGGAAGCCGAGTTCTTCtcatcactctctctctctctctctttctctctcgatCTCTGTTTCTCGATCTTCGAGTGGTTTCGCTGGAGACGGCGACGAGGCCGATGCGGTGGGAGCGCGTAAACGTGAACGCGCGGGCGAGGGAGACGCCAGACGGGAAGAAGACGCCGGGGAGGACGGGCGGCATCTGGGGACCTGGCCAGAGATGGGGACATACCCTCAATTCGGTGAAGAACGGGAGGCTTATCTACGTTTTCGGTGGGTTTTATGGTCCAGAGAAGTGCCATTCCAACGACGTCTTCGTCTTTGATACTG tAAAGAAGACATGGAGCAAACCAATGGTCAAGGGAATTCCACCGTCTCCAAGGGATAGTCACAGCTGCACCACTGTTGGCAATAGGTTATTTGTTTATGGGGGTACCGATGGGACTAATCCGTTGGACGATTTACACATTCTGGACACTT CAATAAATACATGGATACCATCACCGGCAGATCTACAGGTTAGTGGGCCAGATGCGCGTGAGGGGCACAGTGCTGCCCTTGTTGGCAAACGGCTCTTCATATTTGGTGGCTGTGGGAAATCTAACAATATTTCTGGCGGACAAGTTCATTATAATGATCTTTACATATTGGACACAG AAAAACTTAAATGGGAATATGCCATGACCACTGGTCACCCACCTTCTCCACGTGATAGCCATACATGTTCATCTTGGAAAAACAGAATTATTGTTCTTGGTGGTGAAGATTCATCAGATTGCTATCTATCTGATGTCCACATTCTTGATACAG ATACTCTTTCGTGGAGCCAAATAAGCACATCCGGCCAGATGATAGCACCGCGTGCTGGGCATACTACTGTAGCCCTTGGAAGCAATTTGTTTGTATTTGGAGGTTTCACAGATGACAGGAACCTCTATGATGATCTTCATGTGCTTAACCTTG CTTTGCCAGAGTTGGATGTGCTACCTGAAAATAGGCATGAGAAGTTCTCCCTGAAGAAAGAGTTCAAAAGAAAGTGCCAAGAAGAATCTTTTCAATCAGATAGGTTTGACAAGAGAAATGCTGCACTTTGTCATGGAACTCTAGAAACTTCAGAGACTCTGTATTTGCCTTGTTACAGCCAAGAAG GAATAAAATATACATCCAAACAAGGCACAGCATTTCAAGCTAGAATTACAAATTCAGGTGATTATGGATATGCGATTGAAACTGTAATTGGAGGGAAATTGCTTCGTGGTCTGATACTGGCCTCCACGGCAGGGTTTACAGAAGG GAGTAGGACAGATAGTGCAAGAATTGAAGCCAGTGTAAACAAGTACCAGCCTACTCAACAGATTATCGGGGAAAACCAGCAGAAAGCAAAAAGTTCAGACACATCAGCTCCAGATACAAATATTGACGAACCAAACAAG AGTTCAAATGCTGTGGAGCCATTAGGATCATCGATTGAGCGCCCTATGAATAATGAAGCTCCGAATAATTCAGACAATCAAAATGCAGGAAACTCATGTGAGAATTCATCCTCTGAAGTACAACCAGTGCCTTCTTTACCAACTCAAG GGGTTGACAAAGAACAAGATAAAACAGGATGA
- the LOC120274431 gene encoding tip elongation aberrant protein 1-like isoform X1, with the protein MNFLGGYKRKNTCTLYHGSRVLLITLSLSLFLSRSLFLDLRVVSLETATRPMRWERVNVNARARETPDGKKTPGRTGGIWGPGQRWGHTLNSVKNGRLIYVFGGFYGPEKCHSNDVFVFDTVKKTWSKPMVKGIPPSPRDSHSCTTVGNRLFVYGGTDGTNPLDDLHILDTSINTWIPSPADLQVSGPDAREGHSAALVGKRLFIFGGCGKSNNISGGQVHYNDLYILDTEKLKWEYAMTTGHPPSPRDSHTCSSWKNRIIVLGGEDSSDCYLSDVHILDTDTLSWSQISTSGQMIAPRAGHTTVALGSNLFVFGGFTDDRNLYDDLHVLNLDTGIWSKVSSVNQGPSARFSVAGDCLDATKGILVFMGGCNKFLEALDDMYYLYTALPELDVLPENRHEKFSLKKEFKRKCQEESFQSDRFDKRNAALCHGTLETSETLYLPCYSQEGIKYTSKQGTAFQARITNSGDYGYAIETVIGGKLLRGLILASTAGFTEGSRTDSARIEASVNKYQPTQQIIGENQQKAKSSDTSAPDTNIDEPNKSSNAVEPLGSSIERPMNNEAPNNSDNQNAGNSCENSSSEVQPVPSLPTQGVDKEQDKTG; encoded by the exons atgaattttttaggGGGTTATAAGAGAAAAAATACGTGCACCCTTTATCACGGAAGCCGAGTTCTTCtcatcactctctctctctctctctttctctctcgatCTCTGTTTCTCGATCTTCGAGTGGTTTCGCTGGAGACGGCGACGAGGCCGATGCGGTGGGAGCGCGTAAACGTGAACGCGCGGGCGAGGGAGACGCCAGACGGGAAGAAGACGCCGGGGAGGACGGGCGGCATCTGGGGACCTGGCCAGAGATGGGGACATACCCTCAATTCGGTGAAGAACGGGAGGCTTATCTACGTTTTCGGTGGGTTTTATGGTCCAGAGAAGTGCCATTCCAACGACGTCTTCGTCTTTGATACTG tAAAGAAGACATGGAGCAAACCAATGGTCAAGGGAATTCCACCGTCTCCAAGGGATAGTCACAGCTGCACCACTGTTGGCAATAGGTTATTTGTTTATGGGGGTACCGATGGGACTAATCCGTTGGACGATTTACACATTCTGGACACTT CAATAAATACATGGATACCATCACCGGCAGATCTACAGGTTAGTGGGCCAGATGCGCGTGAGGGGCACAGTGCTGCCCTTGTTGGCAAACGGCTCTTCATATTTGGTGGCTGTGGGAAATCTAACAATATTTCTGGCGGACAAGTTCATTATAATGATCTTTACATATTGGACACAG AAAAACTTAAATGGGAATATGCCATGACCACTGGTCACCCACCTTCTCCACGTGATAGCCATACATGTTCATCTTGGAAAAACAGAATTATTGTTCTTGGTGGTGAAGATTCATCAGATTGCTATCTATCTGATGTCCACATTCTTGATACAG ATACTCTTTCGTGGAGCCAAATAAGCACATCCGGCCAGATGATAGCACCGCGTGCTGGGCATACTACTGTAGCCCTTGGAAGCAATTTGTTTGTATTTGGAGGTTTCACAGATGACAGGAACCTCTATGATGATCTTCATGTGCTTAACCTTG ATACTGGCATCTGGAGCAAAGTGTCAAGTGTAAACCAAGGCCCCTCTGCTCGATTTTCAGTAGCTGGTGACTGCTTGGATGCAACAAAGGGTATTCTCGTGTTCATGGGTGGTTGCAATAAATTTCTTGAGGCGCTTGATGATATGTACTATTTGTATACGG CTTTGCCAGAGTTGGATGTGCTACCTGAAAATAGGCATGAGAAGTTCTCCCTGAAGAAAGAGTTCAAAAGAAAGTGCCAAGAAGAATCTTTTCAATCAGATAGGTTTGACAAGAGAAATGCTGCACTTTGTCATGGAACTCTAGAAACTTCAGAGACTCTGTATTTGCCTTGTTACAGCCAAGAAG GAATAAAATATACATCCAAACAAGGCACAGCATTTCAAGCTAGAATTACAAATTCAGGTGATTATGGATATGCGATTGAAACTGTAATTGGAGGGAAATTGCTTCGTGGTCTGATACTGGCCTCCACGGCAGGGTTTACAGAAGG GAGTAGGACAGATAGTGCAAGAATTGAAGCCAGTGTAAACAAGTACCAGCCTACTCAACAGATTATCGGGGAAAACCAGCAGAAAGCAAAAAGTTCAGACACATCAGCTCCAGATACAAATATTGACGAACCAAACAAG AGTTCAAATGCTGTGGAGCCATTAGGATCATCGATTGAGCGCCCTATGAATAATGAAGCTCCGAATAATTCAGACAATCAAAATGCAGGAAACTCATGTGAGAATTCATCCTCTGAAGTACAACCAGTGCCTTCTTTACCAACTCAAG GGGTTGACAAAGAACAAGATAAAACAGGATGA
- the LOC120274432 gene encoding putative methylesterase 11, chloroplastic has product MGALFSCFSPSSPPPPQRRRSVAGGRRQASPPPAGSSGRWTRMRSGRKEDPGLLTHEQALAAAAILIQHHRENGGVAEPTIPFDRSTSTRYPASKKKDALPRSSSTRPRSLADPLLQPQQLVNQDVKIEDLETNRFVLVHGGGFGAWCWYKTIALLEDSGFKVFAVDLTGSGIHSFDTNNITSLPQYVKPLIDFLEKLSDNEKVILVGHDFGGACISYAMEAFPSKIAKAVFVSAAMLQNSQNTLDMFSQQADADTLMRQAQIFLYANGNDHPPTAIDLSKELLKDLLFNQSPVKDIALASVSMRSIPFAPVLEKLSLTEKNYGSVRRFFIETTEDNAIPLSLQETMCRSNPPEKVFRLKGSDHSPFFSKPQALHKFLVEIAKIPQTLNTH; this is encoded by the exons ATGGGAGCTCTCTTCTCTTGTTTCTCACCTTCTTCACCTCCGCCGCCTCAGCGCCGCCGTTCGGTCGCCGGCGGGAGGCGGCAGGCATCGCCTCCGCCTGCTGGATCGAGTGGGAGATGGACGAGGATGAGGTCGGGGAGGAAGGAGGATCCTGGGCTGTTGACGCATGAACAGGCTCTTGCCGCGGCGGCGATTCTTATTCAGCATCATAGAGAGAATGGTGGCGTCGCTGAGCCGACGATCCCCTTTGATCGGTCTACTTCGACGAGGTACCCGGCGAGTAAGAAGAAGGACGCGTTGCCGAGGAGCTCGAGTACTCGGCCAAGGTCTCTTGCTGATCCGTTGCTGCAACCCCAGCAACTTGTTAATcagg ATGTAAAAATTGAGGATTTAGAAACAAATCGATTTGTTCTTGTACATGGAGGTGGATTTGGTGCTTGGTGTTGGTATAAAACCATAGCACTTCTTGAAGACAGTGGATTCAAAGTCTTCGCTGTGGACTTGACGGGTTCTGGAATTCATTCTTTCGACACAAATAACATCACAAGCCTTCCTCAATATGTCAAGCCACTTATTGATTTCCTTGAAAAGCTCTCAGACAATGAAAAG GTGATCTTGGTCGGGCATGATTTCGGTGGTGCATGCATATCATATGCGATGGAGGCCTTCCCATCGAAGATAGCAAAAGCTGTTTTTGTCTCTGCAGCTATGCTGCAGAATTCCCAGAACACTTTGGATATGTTTTCCCAACAG GCTGATGCAGACACACTGATGCGACAAGCCCAGATCTTTTTGTATGCGAACGGAAACGATCATCCCCCAACTGCTATTGATCTTAGCAAGGAGTTGCTGAAGGatttattgtttaatcaaaGCCCTGTCAAG GATATTGCTTTGGCCTCGGTTTCTATGAGATCCATCCCTTTTGCACCAGTTCTGGAGAAGCTCTCACTTACTGAGAAGAACTATGGTTCAGTTCGGAGATTCTTCATAGAGACAACCGAAGACAATGCGATCCCGCTTTCTCTTCAAGAAACCATGTGCAGATCCAATCCACCGGAAAAAGTCTTCCGGTTAAAAGGCTCTGATCATTCACCATTCTTTTCCAAGCCACAAGCTTTGCACAAGTTCTTGGTGGAGATAGCAAAGATCCCCCAAACCCTAAACACACATTGA